The following proteins are co-located in the Proteiniborus sp. DW1 genome:
- a CDS encoding adenine phosphoribosyltransferase, which yields MDFKSKIRSILDFPKEGINFRDITTVLKDKEAFNSCIKEMAKHLRDKNVDVIVGPEARGFLIGAPLAYELGVGFVPVRKPGKLPSETISFEYELEYGTDKLEMHKDAIEKGQKVAVIDDLLATGGTALSTCKMIERLGGEVVSVGFFIELEDINGRKALSDYDVFSLVKFE from the coding sequence ATGGATTTTAAAAGTAAAATTAGAAGCATTTTAGATTTTCCTAAGGAAGGAATCAATTTCAGAGATATAACAACTGTATTAAAGGATAAGGAAGCGTTTAATTCTTGCATTAAGGAAATGGCAAAGCATCTAAGAGATAAGAATGTTGATGTCATCGTAGGACCTGAAGCAAGAGGATTCTTAATAGGTGCACCTCTTGCATACGAGCTTGGAGTTGGATTTGTTCCTGTAAGAAAACCTGGCAAGCTTCCTTCAGAGACTATTAGTTTTGAATATGAGCTTGAATATGGTACAGATAAATTGGAAATGCATAAGGATGCTATAGAAAAGGGGCAAAAAGTAGCTGTAATCGATGACTTACTTGCAACTGGTGGTACTGCATTGTCAACATGTAAAATGATTGAGCGATTAGGCGGAGAGGTAGTATCTGTTGGATTTTTTATTGAGCTTGAAGATATTAATGGCAGAAAAGCACTTTCAGATTATGATGTATTTTCATTAGTGAAGTTTGAATAA
- the dtd gene encoding D-aminoacyl-tRNA deacylase has product MRAVIQRVSTANVRVNDEMVSIINKGLLVLLGVGHDDTEEDINYLSDKIVNLRIFEDENDKMNLSLLDVNGELLVVSQFTLFGDTRKGKRPNFMNAAPANIANNIYMKFVEKCKTYGINVKNGVFGEHMDVSLINDGPVTIIIDSKKDF; this is encoded by the coding sequence ATGAGAGCAGTAATACAGAGAGTTTCAACGGCAAATGTTAGAGTAAATGATGAAATGGTGAGCATAATTAACAAAGGACTACTAGTATTATTAGGTGTTGGTCATGATGATACAGAGGAAGATATTAACTATTTAAGTGATAAAATAGTTAATCTCAGAATTTTTGAAGATGAAAATGATAAAATGAATCTTTCTCTATTAGATGTTAATGGAGAATTACTTGTGGTATCACAATTTACACTATTTGGAGACACTAGAAAAGGTAAGAGACCTAATTTTATGAATGCAGCACCTGCAAATATTGCCAATAATATTTATATGAAATTCGTTGAAAAGTGTAAGACCTATGGTATTAACGTTAAAAATGGTGTTTTTGGCGAACATATGGACGTATCTTTAATCAATGATGGGCCAGTGACTATAATAATAGATAGTAAGAAGGATTTTTAG
- a CDS encoding bifunctional (p)ppGpp synthetase/guanosine-3',5'-bis(diphosphate) 3'-pyrophosphohydrolase: MLEKLIQKIEEYNPHGNLDLIIKAYRFSETAHDGQLRNSGERFFVHPFNVALILAELNMDTATIAAGLLHDVLEDTDTTFETLAKEFGEEITNLVDGVTKLKKLKYRTKQETQAENLRKMVIAMSKDIRVIIIKLADRLHNIRTLEYMSDAKKKEKALETLEIYAPIAHRLGISTIKWELEDLSLRYIDPEGYYDLVDKVSKKRREREAYIRHVIEILKEKLDEMEIENDISGRPKNFYSIYKKMVYQNKTFEQIFDLTAIRAIVDSVKDCYGVLGIVHTLWKPIPGRFKDYIAMPKPNMYQSLHTTVIGPQGEPFEIQIRTWEMHRTAEYGIAAHWKYKEGISKTDGFESKLTWLRQLLEWQKELKDPKEFMESLKIDFFTDEVFVFTPKGDVINLPAGSTPLDFAYRVHTAVGNNCVGAKVDGRIVPLDSKLKNGNIVEILTSSSSSGPSRDWLKIVISSQAKSKIKQWFKKEERDSNVIKGKELLEKEARRQGFKLTELLKEDWLKSIAKKVSLNNIDDLYAAIGYGSITLSQVINKLKENYKEYYNQKIDEQETIDKQINTIVSKKEYKPTQGISVKGVDNIKVRFSKCCSPVPGDEIVGYITRGRGVSVHRSDCPNVKSLEIQERFIDVEWDTDKRTSYQAEIQIKASDRYGLLTEITQLLADMKLAVTSLNARTSKEKTALINMTLEIKDIEQLKELMKKMKRLEGVIDVYRVIT, encoded by the coding sequence TTGTTAGAGAAATTAATTCAAAAAATAGAAGAGTATAATCCTCATGGGAACTTAGACTTAATAATCAAAGCATATAGATTTTCTGAAACTGCTCATGATGGACAACTAAGAAATTCAGGTGAAAGATTTTTTGTTCATCCATTCAATGTTGCCCTGATTTTAGCAGAGTTAAATATGGATACCGCAACAATTGCTGCGGGACTTTTGCATGATGTTCTTGAAGATACTGATACAACTTTTGAAACCTTAGCTAAAGAATTTGGTGAAGAAATAACCAATCTAGTTGACGGAGTTACAAAGCTAAAAAAATTGAAATATAGAACTAAACAGGAGACACAGGCTGAAAATTTGAGAAAAATGGTAATAGCCATGTCAAAGGATATAAGGGTTATTATTATAAAACTAGCAGACAGACTACATAATATTAGGACTCTTGAATATATGTCTGATGCAAAAAAGAAGGAAAAAGCTTTAGAAACATTAGAGATCTATGCTCCTATAGCACATAGATTGGGTATTTCAACAATAAAGTGGGAGCTTGAGGATCTTTCTTTAAGATATATTGATCCAGAAGGGTACTATGATTTAGTAGATAAGGTATCTAAAAAGAGAAGAGAAAGAGAAGCATACATTAGACATGTAATAGAAATATTAAAAGAAAAGCTAGACGAAATGGAAATTGAAAACGACATAAGCGGTAGGCCGAAGAATTTTTATAGTATATATAAAAAGATGGTCTATCAAAATAAAACTTTTGAACAGATTTTTGACCTTACTGCCATAAGAGCTATAGTGGATTCGGTCAAAGATTGTTATGGAGTACTTGGTATAGTTCATACTTTGTGGAAACCAATTCCCGGAAGATTTAAGGACTATATTGCAATGCCCAAGCCAAATATGTATCAATCTTTGCATACTACAGTTATCGGACCACAAGGAGAACCTTTTGAGATACAGATTAGAACTTGGGAAATGCATAGAACTGCAGAGTATGGTATTGCTGCCCATTGGAAATATAAAGAAGGAATAAGTAAAACTGATGGCTTTGAAAGTAAATTAACATGGTTAAGGCAGCTTCTTGAGTGGCAAAAAGAGCTTAAGGATCCTAAAGAGTTCATGGAATCTTTGAAAATAGATTTTTTTACTGACGAAGTTTTTGTATTTACTCCTAAAGGAGATGTCATAAATCTTCCTGCAGGCTCAACACCTTTAGATTTTGCATATAGAGTTCATACGGCAGTAGGTAATAATTGTGTTGGAGCAAAGGTTGACGGTAGAATAGTACCTTTAGATTCTAAATTAAAAAATGGAAATATAGTAGAGATATTAACTTCTTCAAGTAGTAGTGGACCAAGTAGGGATTGGCTTAAAATTGTCATAAGTAGTCAGGCAAAAAGTAAGATAAAACAGTGGTTTAAAAAAGAAGAAAGAGATTCAAATGTAATTAAGGGTAAAGAACTACTAGAAAAAGAAGCCAGAAGACAAGGGTTTAAACTAACAGAACTACTTAAGGAAGATTGGCTGAAATCAATAGCTAAAAAGGTTAGTTTAAATAATATAGATGACTTATATGCAGCAATAGGATATGGTAGTATTACTTTATCTCAAGTGATTAATAAATTAAAAGAAAACTATAAAGAATATTATAATCAAAAAATAGATGAGCAAGAGACAATAGATAAGCAGATAAACACTATAGTTTCCAAAAAGGAATACAAACCAACTCAAGGAATATCAGTAAAAGGTGTAGATAATATAAAAGTTAGATTTTCAAAATGCTGTAGTCCAGTTCCTGGTGATGAGATTGTTGGATATATTACTAGAGGACGAGGAGTTTCTGTTCATAGAAGCGATTGTCCTAATGTCAAAAGCTTAGAGATTCAAGAGCGATTTATCGATGTTGAATGGGATACAGATAAGAGAACTTCTTATCAAGCAGAGATACAAATTAAAGCTAGTGATAGATATGGTCTATTAACTGAAATTACTCAGCTATTAGCGGATATGAAGCTTGCAGTAACATCCTTAAATGCGAGAACAAGTAAGGAAAAGACAGCTCTTATAAACATGACCTTAGAGATAAAAGATATTGAGCAATTGAAAGAGTTAATGAAAAAGATGAAGAGACTTGAAGGAGTCATCGATGTGTACAGAGTTATTACCTAG
- the hemZ gene encoding coproporphyrinogen dehydrogenase HemZ, which produces MIFVYLEGHDFRYEVNELLKVFYFNASIKFIENKAFTDENIYLIVSSLSNTENGTYVSTVIYKGKEIISRDTIEDISKIDIKENNKGKITKLAVKQSIYNALSKISSIKVPWGVLTGIRPTKIIHDLLGKDVGVKQIKNILTKEYKLHESKANLTLDIALAEKRIIDTVDYNKFSLYVNIPFCPTRCLYCSFLSNPISKYEGLVDSYTDKLIYEIHKTKDLLKDRTIDTVYIGGGTPTSLPVKNLDKIIKCIYEAFNKNDIREITVEAGRPDTINKDMLLMLHDNGIKRISINPQTMCEKTLSLIGRDHTPQDIIDAFKLAKDIGFETINMDIIVGLPEEGPEEVRATMNELINLNPENLTVHTMAIKRASRLKENLDEYSLTTQNTIEEMLSITRQYAESMDMHPYYMYRQKQILGNFENVGYSKPGKECIYNILIMEEKQTIIAVGAGGITKIYYPNENRIERVPNVKDLREFIDRVEEMVQRKENYIKTLT; this is translated from the coding sequence ATGATTTTTGTATATTTAGAGGGACATGATTTTAGATATGAAGTAAATGAATTGTTAAAAGTATTCTATTTTAATGCATCTATAAAGTTTATTGAAAATAAAGCTTTTACTGATGAAAATATTTATTTAATAGTAAGCTCATTGTCTAACACTGAGAATGGAACCTATGTAAGTACAGTTATATATAAAGGGAAAGAGATTATTTCTAGAGATACTATAGAAGATATTTCTAAAATTGATATAAAAGAGAATAATAAAGGCAAGATAACTAAGCTTGCAGTTAAGCAATCCATCTATAATGCATTATCTAAAATTAGCTCAATAAAAGTTCCTTGGGGAGTTTTAACTGGTATAAGACCTACAAAGATAATTCACGATTTGCTAGGGAAGGATGTTGGAGTAAAACAAATTAAAAATATATTAACAAAGGAATATAAGCTACATGAAAGTAAGGCCAATCTTACATTAGATATTGCATTAGCTGAGAAGAGAATTATAGATACTGTTGATTATAATAAATTTAGCCTATATGTAAATATACCATTTTGTCCAACTAGGTGTCTTTATTGTTCTTTTTTATCTAATCCTATAAGTAAATACGAGGGTTTAGTAGATTCTTATACGGATAAACTTATTTATGAAATACATAAAACGAAGGACCTTTTAAAGGATAGGACAATAGATACTGTATATATTGGTGGTGGCACACCAACATCACTGCCTGTAAAAAACTTAGACAAAATTATTAAATGTATATATGAGGCATTTAATAAAAATGATATTAGGGAAATTACTGTAGAAGCAGGAAGACCAGATACTATAAATAAGGATATGCTTTTAATGCTTCATGATAATGGGATAAAGCGAATAAGCATAAACCCTCAAACTATGTGTGAAAAAACATTATCTTTAATTGGTAGAGACCATACTCCACAGGATATAATAGATGCTTTTAAATTAGCAAAAGATATAGGATTTGAAACTATTAATATGGACATTATAGTTGGATTACCTGAGGAAGGACCAGAAGAAGTAAGGGCAACTATGAATGAGCTGATAAACCTTAATCCAGAAAATCTAACAGTTCATACAATGGCAATAAAGAGAGCATCAAGATTGAAGGAAAACTTAGATGAATATTCCTTAACAACTCAAAATACAATAGAAGAAATGTTATCAATTACGAGACAATATGCAGAAAGTATGGATATGCATCCTTATTATATGTATAGACAAAAACAAATTCTTGGAAACTTTGAAAATGTGGGGTATTCAAAGCCAGGTAAGGAATGTATATACAATATATTAATTATGGAAGAGAAGCAAACAATTATAGCAGTTGGCGCAGGAGGCATAACCAAAATCTATTATCCAAATGAGAATAGAATAGAAAGAGTACCAAATGTAAAAGATTTAAGGGAATTCATAGATAGAGTTGAAGAGATGGTACAGAGAAAGGAAAATTATATAAAAACATTGACATAA
- a CDS encoding MBL fold metallo-hydrolase has product MIVERLPLGVYAANCYIVMCEDTKEAMIVDLGGEPEEIIKKSKELGFNINCIALTHGHGDHIAGIPGLLNLVKCPVYIHEKDEEMLLDPKLNLTTTMSTNEISIKPDKLLKDGDVLKVGNLIIEVIHTPGHTMGGISLKVENYLITGDTLFRGSIGRTDLYGGSYDTIIESINNKLLTHSDETIILPGHGAATKVGIEKITNPFVKR; this is encoded by the coding sequence ATGATTGTTGAAAGATTACCACTAGGAGTTTATGCAGCAAATTGCTATATTGTAATGTGTGAAGATACAAAAGAAGCTATGATAGTAGACTTAGGTGGGGAGCCAGAGGAAATAATAAAAAAATCCAAAGAGTTAGGATTCAATATTAATTGTATAGCTTTGACCCATGGACATGGTGACCATATTGCAGGAATACCAGGCCTATTAAATTTAGTTAAATGTCCTGTTTATATTCATGAGAAGGATGAAGAAATGCTATTAGATCCAAAACTTAATCTTACAACAACTATGTCAACTAATGAAATAAGTATAAAACCAGATAAATTACTTAAAGACGGAGATGTTTTAAAGGTTGGGAATCTAATAATAGAAGTTATTCATACACCTGGCCATACAATGGGGGGAATAAGCTTAAAAGTGGAAAATTATTTAATCACAGGAGATACCTTATTTAGAGGTTCAATTGGAAGAACAGACCTTTATGGAGGCTCCTATGATACTATTATAGAATCAATAAATAACAAATTACTAACTCATAGTGATGAAACCATTATTTTACCTGGGCATGGGGCAGCAACTAAAGTTGGGATTGAGAAAATAACTAATCCTTTCGTCAAAAGATAA